The Parvibaculaceae bacterium PLY_AMNH_Bact1 genome window below encodes:
- a CDS encoding tyrosine recombinase XerC (Derived by automated computational analysis using gene prediction method: Protein Homology.), translating into MVGPAQRPITGRLNGPPDEVAAAIASAASATKAVSSYLTFLTSEKRASPKTIENYARDLMRFFEFLFDHLEGDANLDDLANLSVSDFRAFLAHRRREGLSAKSIARTLSTLRGFYGHLEREGLATNHALKRLKTPKIPHSIPKPVSETGALNLLEDAKTISAEPWVAARDTSIVTLLYACGLRITEALSLNQCDAPFSETLRIIGKGNKERIVPVLPAAKEAVDQYRVLCPHPLDGDDPLFVGVRGKRLNPREVQKLMTNLRARLGLPDTATPHALRHSFATHLLSAGGDLRSIQELLGHASLSSTQVYTEVDADRLREIYDRAHPAQKGAGSTRKS; encoded by the coding sequence AACGAAAGCCGTTTCCAGCTATCTAACGTTTCTCACCAGCGAGAAACGGGCAAGCCCCAAAACCATTGAGAACTACGCGCGTGACCTCATGCGCTTTTTCGAGTTCCTATTCGACCATTTGGAAGGCGATGCCAACCTCGACGATCTGGCAAACCTCTCTGTCAGTGACTTTCGCGCCTTCCTGGCACATCGCCGCCGCGAGGGCTTAAGCGCTAAGAGCATTGCCCGAACACTCTCAACACTGCGCGGCTTTTACGGACATCTGGAACGCGAAGGTCTTGCGACCAACCATGCCCTTAAACGCCTGAAGACACCCAAAATCCCGCACAGTATTCCCAAGCCAGTATCGGAGACAGGGGCGCTCAATCTGTTGGAGGACGCAAAAACAATTTCAGCTGAACCCTGGGTTGCCGCACGCGACACCAGCATTGTAACCCTGCTCTATGCATGTGGACTGCGGATCACAGAAGCACTTTCCCTCAACCAATGCGATGCGCCCTTCAGCGAGACATTGCGCATTATCGGTAAGGGCAACAAAGAACGCATCGTCCCTGTGTTGCCCGCAGCAAAGGAAGCTGTGGATCAGTACCGTGTCCTCTGCCCTCATCCACTTGATGGAGACGATCCCTTGTTCGTAGGCGTACGGGGCAAAAGGCTCAATCCGCGAGAAGTGCAAAAACTCATGACAAACCTGCGCGCACGCTTAGGGCTTCCCGATACGGCCACACCTCATGCGCTTCGCCATTCGTTTGCGACGCATCTCTTAAGTGCGGGAGGCGATCTGAGATCTATTCAGGAACTGCTCGGCCATGCGAGCCTCTCCTCAACGCAGGTCTATACCGAAGTTGATGCTGACCGGCTGCGGGAGATTTATGACAGGGCGCACCCCGCCCAAAAAGGGGCTGGGTCAACCAGAAAGTCATAA
- the lpdA gene encoding dihydrolipoyl dehydrogenase (Derived by automated computational analysis using gene prediction method: Protein Homology. GO_function: GO:0004148 - dihydrolipoyl dehydrogenase activity [Evidence IEA]; GO_process: GO:0006096 - glycolytic process [Evidence IEA]; GO_process: GO:0045454 - cell redox homeostasis [Evidence IEA]; GO_process: GO:0051068 - dihydrolipoamide metabolic process [Evidence IEA]) → MSDTFDLIVIGAGPGGYECAIRASQLGMSVACVEKRDALGGTCLNVGCIPSKALLHASELFAETDHFEKMGIKISKPKLDLGAMQSFKQQAIDGNTQGIEFLFKKNKIEWVKGTGTLKGAGEVEVALTEGGSRTLKASDIVLATGSDVASLPGIDVDEKQIVSSTGALELEKVPGKLVVVGGGVIGLELGSVWNRLGSDVTVVEFLPGILPGMDGEVAKTFQRVLKKQKFTFKLGSKVTGVEKSGKGLKVSVEPAKGGDAEVLDADVVLVCIGRVAYTEGLGLDKAGVDVDERGRIKVDAHLKTNVDGVHAIGDAIIGPMLAHKAMEEGVVLAERLAGQSPHMNYNVIPGVVYTQPEVASVGKTEEELKEAGIEYRAGKFPFTANGRAKANQQTDGFVKILADKKTDKVLGVHIIGTQAGEMIHEAVTVMEFGGAAEDIARTCHAHPTLSEAVKEAALAVDGRPLHM, encoded by the coding sequence ATGTCCGACACGTTCGATCTAATTGTCATCGGTGCTGGCCCTGGCGGCTATGAATGTGCAATCCGGGCCTCTCAATTGGGCATGAGCGTGGCGTGTGTTGAAAAGCGCGATGCGCTTGGCGGCACTTGCCTCAATGTCGGATGTATCCCGTCAAAAGCGCTTCTTCATGCCTCCGAACTTTTTGCTGAGACGGACCATTTTGAGAAAATGGGCATCAAAATCAGTAAGCCGAAGCTCGACCTTGGCGCCATGCAGAGTTTCAAGCAGCAGGCGATTGACGGAAACACGCAAGGCATCGAATTTCTGTTCAAGAAAAACAAGATTGAATGGGTGAAGGGCACTGGCACGCTTAAAGGTGCCGGTGAAGTTGAAGTTGCGCTCACGGAAGGTGGGTCTCGGACACTTAAAGCCTCCGACATTGTGCTGGCAACGGGGTCCGATGTTGCAAGCCTTCCGGGCATCGACGTTGATGAAAAACAGATTGTCTCCTCAACCGGTGCGCTTGAACTTGAGAAGGTTCCCGGCAAGCTCGTCGTCGTTGGCGGTGGTGTCATTGGTCTGGAGCTTGGTTCTGTCTGGAACCGTCTTGGTTCTGACGTCACAGTTGTTGAATTTCTACCAGGGATCCTGCCGGGCATGGATGGAGAGGTGGCAAAGACCTTTCAGCGTGTTCTGAAGAAACAGAAATTTACCTTCAAGCTTGGCTCCAAAGTGACCGGCGTTGAAAAGAGCGGCAAGGGTCTCAAGGTATCTGTTGAGCCCGCCAAAGGTGGTGACGCCGAAGTGTTGGATGCGGACGTGGTTCTGGTCTGTATCGGACGGGTCGCTTATACGGAAGGTCTGGGTCTCGATAAGGCCGGTGTGGATGTTGATGAGCGCGGTCGCATCAAAGTGGATGCGCATCTCAAAACCAATGTAGATGGGGTGCATGCGATTGGCGACGCGATCATCGGGCCTATGCTTGCGCACAAAGCGATGGAAGAGGGTGTGGTCTTGGCGGAAAGACTGGCGGGCCAATCACCTCATATGAATTACAATGTCATTCCCGGCGTTGTGTATACGCAACCGGAAGTGGCGAGTGTCGGGAAGACCGAAGAAGAATTGAAAGAAGCCGGTATTGAGTATCGTGCAGGCAAGTTCCCCTTTACGGCGAATGGGCGCGCGAAAGCAAACCAGCAGACAGACGGCTTTGTAAAAATCCTGGCGGACAAAAAGACCGACAAGGTTTTGGGGGTTCACATCATCGGCACTCAGGCTGGCGAGATGATCCACGAAGCTGTGACGGTAATGGAGTTTGGCGGCGCGGCAGAAGATATTGCGCGCACCTGTCATGCTCATCCAACATTGTCCGAGGCTGTCAAAGAAGCTGCCCTCGCGGTGGATGGTCGCCCGCTACACATGTAG